In Plasmodium coatneyi strain Hackeri chromosome 8, complete sequence, the genomic stretch TCTTCTGCAAGATTTCTGTCTACttccttaatattttttttgtaaaattcttCTAAGGCATTTTTTGAAACGAACAAAACGGACGTGTACGATTCTAAATATACTACGTCTGACATTTCGATCagttcctttccctttacACTGACGTCCCTTTCGTCCCCCAACCCTAGGCCGATAATATACAGTGCCATCCTGGGGGTAGTTGGTCTGCCTTAGGGCGTTCCGAGGGGTACCCTCACATGCACACGGCTGGGCGTATGTGAACGgttatgcacatgtgtgtgcgtgCGCCTAAATGGGTACTTATATTATGTGTATCCGCCCTGACGTACGTATACCATAACGCGCTCTTCACatactcccttttttataaaaaaagtgcagcGCGCAACTGCGCAGAAGGCACTGAGAAATTTAACAACACTTCACGCACgcgctttttttcttctgggACTTTCCTAGTTGCAATGCTCTGCTGCACCTCCTCGTCATTTAGCTCAGAAAGGATGCTCGGTACGCGGTTTCCCTGAAAGCAGTTTTCCCAGCCCCTTAACTCAACAGGAGCCTCGCcaaagaaattattttcctaaTCGTCTGCAAATTCACAATTTTGCCGAATAGTCTACCGCATACATTTCGGTAAACCTGTTCTTTTCAGATCTTCGCTTTAcgaacatgtacatacagaATAAGCGTTCGCACGTGGCATAGAGATTAATCGCATGGTGAAGCACAAATTGGAGTCAACCTGGGCATGGAAATAAATTATACATCCTCGCCTGTTCCGTTCGTTACGCCTTTCCTGTTTTACCCTATAAAGTAATGAACTGTGAACAATGCGGTAGAGATATTTGCCTTAAAACTCTTCCGCCGTAATGTTCTCCTTTTGCTTACCTTCATTTTgacctcctcttccttttttccaattttttttttttttcaaagcaGATATATAAATAAGGCTAAAgagttgtaatttttttttttacccccccaACCCCGAGGCGCCCTTCCACATACCATGCTTATAATACCAGTTATATGTaataatgagaagaaaaaaaaaaaaaaaaaaaaaaaaattaactttgttcatataaaatataGCGTTTGGCTGTTCCTTTCTCTGTTTCTTCTCCAGTTTGCTTAtctacctttttttcctgcttttATCATAAGCTGCACGTGTGATACATTTGTATGCCTTTCAAGGctgctacatatataagtacatttgtatatataccaaGTTGCACAAAtaactcccccccctttaaaTGTCATTTGTTAGTTTTACTAGTAGCACAGTTCTTCCCAATAATGAGCGACAACTTAGAAAAATTTTCGACTATTGACCTGTTGAATGAATTGAAAAGAAGGTACTCATGCTTAAATAAACCGGATGGAAGGTACATCTTTTTGGGAGCCCCTGGTTCGGGAAAggtatgaataaaaaaaaaaaaaaaaaaaaacagttttaATTTGTTGAGGAAAAATGCAGACGAGGAAGTTTatccatttattttgttgccCAGGTGGTGGCCTACGTTTAGTACCCTCATGTGTGTTTGAGGGTTTTTGTAGCGCAACCAGTTGtatgttgtgtatatatgcgcCTACCTACATAGTTGTGAGAATGATGTTCACGATATCGCACACGTACACGCACGCgtaactttttttcactatttTTCCAAGGGAACGCAATCGCTAAATCTGAAGAAGTCGCACTGCTACTGCCACTTGTCTACTGGAGACCTCCTAAGAGAAGCagcggaaaagaaaaatgatcTAGGAAATAAAATCCGAAATATAATCAATGAAGGAAAGCTGGTGGATGATGACGTGGTGCTAACTTTGGTGGACGATAAATTAAAATCTCCACAATGTAAAAAGGGATTTATCCTTGATGGTTATCCAAGAAACGTAAAACAAGCGGAAGATTTAAATAAGTTATTACAAACGAATCAAATGAAGCTGAATGGAGTTTTCTACTTTAACGTCCCAGACGATGTACTAGTGAAGCGTATAAGTGGGCGATTAATTCACAAACCTTCGGGAAGAATTTaccataaaatttttaatccTCCAAAAACCCCTTTTAAGGATGATATAACGAATGAGCCCTTAATACAGAGGGAAGATGATAACGAagaagttttaaaaaaaaggcttaaCGTTTTTAAAAGTGAAACAACTCCTTTAATCAATTATTataaaagcaaaaatttattaatcaATTTGGACGCAACACAGCCTGCAAATGatctcgaaaaaaaaatatcgcAGCATATAGGTGGATAATCCAGCACCTTTCCCTCCCCACGGCGCATTTCTCAGAATTCTGTTTTCCTAAACTGAGTCATTCCTTAtctatgtacatatgtgcacgtaGCATGTGtgcgttaattttttttttttttttttttgcattatttttaaaaatcgCAATTTGTTGCTGATCTTTGTTCAAGGCGATTGTTCGCATTACGGAGGATAAAAATTTGGAAGCTGCTTAGGCGTCTCTGTTCACGAACAGGGTTGTTCCTTTATAATAAGAAGAATGTGCCCTCGTTGGGCCGATTTTTGAttgtgctaatttttttttttcttttttttatactatttttattcttccccttcgtctctccttttttacattttgcgAGCATATTACGAGAAGTCTATTTGAATTTTATTTgcaccttttattttatttatcgAACTTTCGAagcatttataaaaatatgtctCTCCTTCGTCTTCCATTCATTCAgtcgtttttgtttttaaaaaactacAACGCACATGTGTGatattaatttaaaaaatgtgtaaaaatggaacagggCGCTTTGAAAATGGTAGAAGCTGGACGGCACGAATAATTCGCATTTTACTTGCATTtgcatatttaaaaatgtgtccaTTAGGGGGCGTGCGCCGCcactcttttttattctgttgtACGCTGTCGCGTTGCTTTAGTTGCGAGCAACGTTTTCAGTGTTAATGTCTTTTCGCCCATTCGGTGTTGAACGGAGCAGATTTTATAAACATGCCCAATTTGCTTGCTCAGTATACGcatttgcacacacaaatgaagaaaaaaggggagcgaTTATGCAGAAGAATGCCATGCGCATCAGAAGAGCAACATGCCGCGATACCttatattttctttgttaTAATAATGGAAGTTCGTTGAAAAATCTTTTCATAATTTCCCCCGAATGATAGCTGAAAATGAGGTTTTCATAACCGTCTGGAAGGTTAAAATTGACATACACCTATAGCATaacccctttctttttaacaacCATTTGGAGTCACTTTTACGCACGATTTCGTGCACTTTCGGGAGAGCCTTTCTCCGTTCTGTATTTGTTTGCACATGGGACAAACTTTtcaaaaggaatttttttttttttttctcaaatgtTCGCACAGTTATCATCTACTTAAAAGTTAGTATTGCTGATCGGGGCGCAGACTTTACCAtgtcttaattttttttccaagagGACCTCATCCAGTAGGTAGAAGGCGTTTATCCTAATGCTTCTCCTTCCGccttatatgtgtacagaTTTACTGCTTAAGCAACACATCGCAGCGGCGTTGTtaaaatgcttttttttgttccactgCATAAAGTTAGCAAAATATGATAAcggaaaaatggggaaattaaCTAactctcccccctttttttgttcatgcTAAACGACACACAGAAGAAGCACTGCTGGAAACGCACAGCTATGTGTTGTGCGCGCATTTAGGGTTAAAATGAACACCCGAACGTTGAGCAATGCGTACCACCTTTGTCATTACTAGTACCACAGACGGTGTGCGGCGTCAAGGAGTGAACAAATGAGCCATGAATTTATCacgtataaaataaaaaaaaaaaaattccgcaCGAACAAAGTAGCACGTATTCGGTGCAATTTTTAATCGCTAAATGGTCAACATAAataacaatttaaaaatatcaattttttaagcttAAGAATTGTGTGAAGTGAGTACTATGGAAAATAGGATCTACACTTCTTTCTATAATTCAATTTGCACGTCTCATGTTTGCCAAATGACgaattttctttcccccttcatcGCATTTCATCAAATCGccttaaaacaaaaaatgccGCAGAAGTAAAACTTTCCATGGCAGGCGTCTATGAGAagttttttacttcattttgctttttccaaGTTAACGCGCGATTGGCGGGTAAGTTAAAATGTAGATATGCAATTTTATACGTATaaatatacgtacatattaTGGGCTAACAAGATGATGGGTTTCCCCcaacttcttccccccctattGTACAGGGCATCGTATCATATTAAATAACATCTCATCCTATCGCATGGCATCACTGCTTCGGCGCACGGTAAATAAACCTCGCGAATGAccatttctttcattttggcACGAAAGTTAAACGCACTCCTTTAGAATACCCCGTCGTGCGACGctttacaaaaattattgaAAATAAATCTCAGTCAATAATTTGCGTagcatttttgcaaaactcTGGATTAGCAGAGCGCCCACACAAtgctataaaaaaaacaaagaaaagaaaaaagtgttaaaatgaagcaaaataaaatacaccttttcttcgACCGGAGGAGAAAGGCAGTACATGTTTCGTCGGAAAAAACGCAAAGGtgaggttaaaaaaaaaaaaaaaaaaagaggcaaataaatataaaaatctACCTTcattatgtatatagaaTATTATAAACTTATACGCACAAATTCGTATGTGCAAATTCTTACGTATTAAATACATGCAAGCACATATCATTGAATTTCTCTGCTCAGTGAACTGAACTTTTTTTAGAACGAATTTTGTGAACGTCCAAGGTGCAAACGCAGAAACTAGCGCTGTAGagttgctaaaaaaaaaaaaaaaaaaaaaaaaaaaaaaatgcgacgCTTCACCCTaccatatattttataacaACCTCTATACTATAGCACCACATGTAACTGCGCAATTTAGGTACGTTCTTATGTATTATattgttattttatatatattcatatatatatataattttttatgtacactgGTGTGGGGAAAAATTCTGTTTGCAATATATATTACGATTCTTCTATTTCCACGGCCGTTCTCCTccttgccctttttttcttcgcaaGGAATTATTGCTAAAAATTATAGAAAGCTTTACGTTCACACCAATGTCAGTGTTAAtgtattttaattttttattttttagtaagTCATATATGTTCTTGTTATTCATACCAAGAGAAATCACTCTCTAGTTTATCGAAATgatttttatttgattttaaaatttgtccaGGTTTTTATTTACTATATGAGGAAAacgaattctttttttttttttttttcaaaggaaccttttctccttctatgCGTTAACTAATTCCTGACTGGTTGTGGCTAAGAGGAGAGTGtaattctttattttgtgataatagttttttttccaagtttCTGCGTTTCgtcttgtttttttgtttaatacagtattttaaaatatgtcAAACTAGTTTTGAAATATCTCCAATACCTTACAGAATGGCATCCTAGTAAGGTATCATTTGCATAGTCCGTACGAGCGCGTCTGTACGGGTCGCTCACATATTGGCCGCGCACATATTCCTCGCCTGTCGCCTGCCTAACAATTAGTTATCGTTCCCCCTCCCCAACACAGGTAAacttaaatatatatgatgaaCAATTTAGCTGCCCGAAAGAtgtgaaaaagcaaaatatgtgcacagtTTAGCATTCCAAGTTGAccaataaagaaaagaaaaaggttcCAAGAAGATGAGTTTCCAAAGAAGTCGTTTGCTCAGAGATGTAGTCTTATCACGGTTTATTCtgttaatttttataatcatggtaagcaaagaaaagagagtattatacatatgttataGAAGGAGCTAGCTGTCTGTgcatgattttttttttttttctgcacccGCTGTGTAATCTGGCGAAATGGCTATCTTGTCAAATCTGTTTCGCCCTAGGCACCATTTCATTAAGTAATTTTACAACccttttgccctttttttcgcaGAATTACATTTATGGGCTAAAATCAAGCACCTCTCCATGGACAACGTACACACAATTTTATGATAGTCGATCAAGACAGTTATCAGAATATTTACACAGAATGTACAGAACGAATACCTTAAATTATTACAGGATGAGAAACCGAGATGCATATGAATATGtaatggaagaggaaagtCGAGTGAATGAAGAATACAAACGTAGATTTGGTGATGCCTCAAGGAGTTACTGCATGCCATATAGAAtagatgaggaagaagtttCCAGGGAATTAtccgaaaaggaaataaagaaactTCTTAAATCCTTTGGTCCAACAATATCAGAGAGAGATATGTACAttactttttattattatcacTCGTATCTACAACGTTGTTACGCTGAGATGTTACTTCAGTTACAAAGGATGGTCTATAAGTTAGGATCGAAACGTGAGATACCCGATGAAGATTTAAATGAGTACTGGATtcagtgcaaaaaaaagctCGGCAGACTTCTGTTCAGtttgaattatttttcctgcaaaaaattttatgatTTTGCTAGGGATGCTCCCTTTGAAGACACGTTAAGGTTTAAAGAATTTCTGTCCACGTATGTTTATGCGTGGAAAAAGCAAGCACGCAAAAGTAGAAAAGAGTGGGAAAATAAACTgaccaaaaatataaaaaaatataagagaCGATAGCTTAATGTAGTGGTgaggaagaaagcaaaagtaaaaaaaaaacaaaattcgCACCAAATTAATAACAGTAACATTCGATCTTCACATTAGTGTAGCAATTTTGGAGCCGAcaggaccttttttttatttttctttaaagaaaGCACAAACTGTATATTTTGCGTCCAACTGCTATATGCACCATTCTGTACATTAATGAGCAAGGAGACGAAAAGTGAAGATACacggggtggaaaaaaaaaaaagaaaaaagatcgagatttcttcctctacgcatggtatataatttttaactaTCCCAAATGACGAAAGGTTCaatcctttttcctttaccttAACATTCAACCTTGTTTGGCAGCGATGGCACGTGTGTAGGCCATTCCGCGTTGCATAATGTCATGATAGAGGAAGGATTCGCTTTAAGATCACCCAGTTGGAAATTGTATGCGTGCACGCACGTATGCAATTATACATGCGCGTGTACACAGATATACGCGCATGTGGCACCTCCCGCGTCACCGCGTTATTGCGATACAGGGATACCACTTTTTGTCGCTTATGCTTTCCCCGCttattatccttttttttttttttgttttagaattttatctttttttaaaaaaatgtttttttgttaagaTATGGTGCAACATATATGATACATTTGTGTACCGTTATTTGCGAAAAaagcttttttctttcatccGATCatgcatagaaaaaaaaaaaagctccCACAGTTGCTACTATTCTGTTATTCTACATACAAGAATAAATATTCTTGTCTTTTCATACACAAATCCAAACAAAGATCCGCTTTacattattttccctttgtggaatttattattctttttaaattcaaaTTTTGATGATGATgcttcgattttttttttttttattcctcacATGTGTAGTATACCCTTCGAACGTAGCGGCGCCAGTGAGGAATTATTCGGGGCGAGTAATTCTCTCGGGGGGGTAACCTTTGCAGGTTATTAGTTCATGCGGGGAAGAACATTCACGGGAGGATAACCTGAGGAGAGGCACTAATCTACCTAAATGATACACCTGTTTTGGCCATTATTTTTAcaactcatttttttctttatcatCCCGTAGTTTTGCCACACCCGTAGCGCAAGTTGCAAGTCCCACCAGGTGAATGTTAAAGGGAtcattatgtacat encodes the following:
- a CDS encoding Adenylate kinase 2, which encodes MSDNLEKFSTIDLLNELKRRYSCLNKPDGRYIFLGAPGSGKGTQSLNLKKSHCYCHLSTGDLLREAAEKKNDLGNKIRNIINEGKLVDDDVVLTLVDDKLKSPQCKKGFILDGYPRNVKQAEDLNKLLQTNQMKLNGVFYFNVPDDVLVKRISGRLIHKPSGRIYHKIFNPPKTPFKDDITNEPLIQREDDNEEVLKKRLNVFKSETTPLINYYKSKNLLINLDATQPANDLEKKISQHIGG